A stretch of the Filimonas lacunae genome encodes the following:
- a CDS encoding DUF3857 domain-containing protein, producing the protein MVTLQKAGAQTVEELAVAYPHAYAVMLNYTKDITLFMENGEPKAESKVAVDILILDDKANGMYNRYTIYHGSFTPLGKVDAYTDVPVKRGYDRIKVPEIKTDNSRSRSVFYDDVKVSSFDFPSLKKGAIAHVQYTQYDNDVHLLSPLYFVSYMPVINQKVTVTYPKQMVLNYKLRNDSLQQVQVVTGKKGSSLTYTFTANNLKEMDRPPDAPSPSYDEPHVLLYVSSYLDKDDKRVGFLDNLDELYQWNYAFLRKVPAVNHEKMQLVADSLTHGLHSDTDKARAIYSFVQHNIKYVAFENGLEGFIPRPADLVYDRKFGDCKDMASLLTDLLTRAGVKAWVTWIGTRDIPYDYTDVALPLTDNHMICTALVNGEYVFLDGTDPGCIYGFPTAFIQGKQALVAIGEKEHKVLRIPEMDATKNRMVDTTLISVTDKGIKGSTRLRCYGYMGTAAYNNFSANKNPEDNKEDVKRYTSKGNNRFILDTFQINYISDAEKIMCIQTQFSLPGYYNKLGDEIYINLNLDKLLTSDHIIDTAHHKTASLRRFKYILNQYTKMELPEGYSIESIPDNFKYNSEELSFEITYTKESKAIVVRQQLQSNSLMLPKSRFVDWNNAVRKIISQYKEQVILQKKS; encoded by the coding sequence ATGGTTACCCTACAAAAAGCGGGTGCACAAACAGTGGAAGAGCTGGCAGTAGCTTACCCGCATGCGTATGCTGTGATGCTGAACTATACCAAAGACATTACCCTGTTTATGGAAAACGGGGAGCCTAAGGCAGAAAGCAAGGTGGCGGTAGACATACTGATACTGGACGATAAGGCCAATGGCATGTATAACCGGTATACGATTTATCATGGTTCTTTTACCCCGCTGGGCAAGGTAGACGCTTATACAGATGTACCTGTCAAAAGGGGATACGACAGGATAAAAGTACCGGAAATTAAAACGGATAATTCACGCAGCAGAAGTGTATTTTATGATGATGTAAAGGTGTCGTCGTTCGACTTTCCTTCTTTGAAAAAAGGAGCGATAGCGCATGTGCAGTATACACAGTACGATAACGATGTGCATTTGTTATCGCCTTTATATTTTGTAAGCTACATGCCCGTGATTAACCAGAAGGTAACTGTTACTTATCCTAAGCAAATGGTGCTGAACTATAAGCTGCGGAACGACAGTTTGCAACAGGTGCAGGTGGTAACAGGTAAAAAAGGCAGCAGCCTTACTTACACTTTTACGGCTAATAACCTGAAAGAAATGGACAGGCCCCCGGATGCGCCTTCGCCTTCGTATGATGAGCCGCATGTGTTACTGTATGTTTCTTCGTACCTGGACAAAGACGATAAAAGGGTAGGCTTTTTAGATAACCTGGACGAGCTGTATCAATGGAACTATGCTTTTTTACGCAAGGTGCCTGCGGTGAACCACGAAAAAATGCAACTGGTGGCAGACAGCTTAACGCATGGCCTGCATTCTGATACGGATAAGGCAAGGGCTATTTACAGTTTTGTGCAACACAACATTAAATATGTAGCTTTTGAAAACGGTTTAGAGGGCTTTATTCCCCGTCCGGCAGACCTGGTGTACGATCGTAAGTTTGGTGATTGTAAAGATATGGCCAGCTTGTTAACGGATTTACTTACCCGGGCAGGTGTAAAAGCCTGGGTAACCTGGATAGGCACACGTGATATTCCTTACGACTACACAGATGTAGCCTTGCCGCTTACCGATAACCATATGATATGTACGGCGCTGGTAAATGGTGAATATGTGTTTTTGGATGGTACTGATCCGGGATGTATTTATGGGTTTCCTACTGCCTTTATACAAGGCAAGCAGGCACTGGTGGCTATAGGAGAGAAGGAACACAAAGTGTTACGTATACCTGAAATGGATGCCACTAAAAACAGGATGGTAGATACCACGTTAATCTCTGTTACCGATAAAGGAATAAAGGGTAGCACGCGTTTGCGTTGTTATGGCTATATGGGCACAGCGGCGTATAATAACTTTTCGGCCAATAAAAACCCTGAGGATAACAAGGAAGATGTTAAGCGTTATACCAGCAAGGGAAATAACCGGTTTATACTGGACACTTTTCAAATCAACTATATAAGTGATGCAGAAAAGATCATGTGCATTCAAACCCAGTTTAGTTTACCAGGTTATTACAACAAGCTGGGTGATGAAATTTATATTAACCTGAACCTGGATAAGCTGTTAACCAGCGATCATATTATTGACACAGCACATCATAAAACAGCGAGTTTACGCAGATTTAAATATATTCTTAATCAATATACCAAAATGGAGTTGCCCGAAGGGTATAGCATTGAATCGATTCCAGACAATTTTAAATACAATAGCGAAGAGCTGTCGTTTGAAATAACCTATACCAAAGAATCCAAGGCTATCGTGGTGCGCCAGCAGCTGCAAAGCAATTCTTTAATGCTGCCAAAGAGCCGGTTTGTGGATTGGAACAATGCCGTGCGTAAAATAATCAGTCAATATAAAGAGCAGGTGATACTGCAGAAAAAATCTTAG
- a CDS encoding DUF3857 domain-containing protein, with product MRKIITLLLAGSCSVMAAQAQRDSLSVWLEKPVLHQVHEAFTKASAVNILDSREVSYKQEGDNTFRYCSYHQIIKVKDDEGIEQYNKVYIYQPYNAEIQDIKARSILPDGKVINLDPSTVKETQKNGKVCKLFAMDGLEKNAEIEFAYVIKRSVIIFNSDTYQDTYLPCQHAFFSLTTPKHLQFSVKGYNGFTVNEDTLIGDNRIVTGYADNVKELSDEKYAFQPQYLSRVDYKLSYNYNGNGNVRLYTWKEFAKKAYPIYTELTSKEEKVLNQFAGKINIPATASTDEKILAVEDYVKSNINIDKDLISEDADDINKIVLTRASNERGANRLMAGIFIKLGIHFQLVFVSSRNSYPMDEELENWDRADDLLLYFPQTGKYLSPSDVTFRYPYVEAAVTGAKGLFLKETQIGSLKTAIGLFKEIEPEPVSASYQNLEADLRINETMDTVLVQSKQSMGGYIAATYRPLFHFLPKDKQLETSKEMLKIQGNNNEVTNIKTENTALTDGFYQKPLIVSGDIKSAELLENAGKKALLKIGEVIGQQSEMYQEKPRQLPMELDYTHWLIRKIVVHIPDNYIVKNPNDLKFAISFSNGTDTTMGFVSDYVLEGNTLTINIREMYNQLRYPLSEFDNFRKVINAAADFNKVMLVLEKKTNS from the coding sequence ATGAGGAAAATAATAACCCTGTTGCTGGCAGGCAGCTGTAGTGTAATGGCTGCACAGGCGCAACGGGATTCTTTATCGGTGTGGCTGGAAAAACCTGTACTGCACCAGGTGCATGAAGCTTTTACAAAAGCCAGCGCCGTAAACATCCTGGACTCGCGTGAGGTAAGCTATAAACAAGAAGGAGATAATACCTTTCGTTATTGTAGCTATCACCAGATTATTAAGGTAAAGGATGATGAAGGTATTGAGCAATATAACAAGGTGTATATATATCAGCCTTACAATGCCGAAATACAGGATATTAAAGCCAGAAGCATATTGCCTGATGGTAAGGTAATTAACCTGGACCCTTCTACCGTAAAAGAAACCCAGAAGAACGGCAAGGTGTGCAAGCTGTTTGCCATGGATGGCCTGGAAAAGAATGCAGAGATAGAGTTTGCTTACGTGATAAAAAGAAGCGTGATCATTTTTAACTCCGATACCTACCAGGATACCTATTTGCCTTGTCAGCATGCATTTTTTAGCCTTACCACCCCCAAACACTTACAATTTAGCGTAAAAGGCTATAACGGCTTTACGGTGAACGAAGATACCCTGATAGGGGATAACAGGATTGTTACCGGCTATGCCGATAATGTAAAAGAACTGAGCGATGAAAAGTATGCTTTTCAGCCACAATACCTGTCGAGAGTGGATTACAAGCTCAGCTATAATTATAATGGCAACGGTAATGTGCGTTTATATACCTGGAAGGAGTTTGCTAAAAAAGCCTATCCTATTTATACCGAGTTAACCAGCAAAGAAGAAAAAGTGCTGAACCAGTTTGCGGGTAAAATAAACATACCTGCCACTGCTTCTACCGACGAGAAGATTCTGGCCGTGGAAGATTATGTAAAATCTAATATTAATATAGATAAAGACCTGATTTCGGAAGATGCGGATGACATTAATAAGATTGTATTAACCCGTGCCTCCAACGAAAGAGGCGCAAACCGGTTAATGGCGGGCATTTTTATAAAACTGGGAATCCACTTTCAGCTGGTGTTTGTTTCGTCGCGTAATAGCTACCCTATGGATGAAGAGCTGGAAAACTGGGACCGTGCCGATGACCTGTTGTTGTACTTTCCGCAAACAGGCAAATATCTGTCCCCATCAGATGTTACCTTTCGCTATCCTTATGTTGAAGCGGCTGTTACCGGGGCCAAGGGCCTGTTTTTAAAAGAAACACAGATTGGTTCTTTAAAAACAGCTATAGGGCTGTTTAAAGAAATTGAGCCGGAACCGGTGTCTGCCAGTTACCAGAACCTGGAAGCAGACCTGCGCATCAATGAAACCATGGATACGGTGCTGGTGCAATCAAAACAGAGCATGGGTGGTTATATTGCAGCTACTTATCGTCCGCTGTTTCATTTTCTGCCTAAAGACAAGCAGCTGGAAACCAGCAAGGAAATGCTGAAAATACAGGGCAATAATAACGAGGTTACCAATATTAAAACAGAAAACACGGCATTAACTGATGGTTTCTACCAGAAACCACTGATAGTATCCGGCGATATAAAAAGTGCCGAGCTGCTGGAGAATGCAGGGAAGAAAGCGCTGTTGAAAATAGGGGAGGTGATTGGGCAGCAATCAGAAATGTATCAGGAAAAGCCGCGGCAGCTGCCTATGGAGCTGGATTATACGCATTGGCTGATACGCAAAATTGTAGTGCATATACCTGATAACTATATCGTGAAGAACCCTAACGATCTGAAGTTTGCCATTTCTTTCAGCAATGGCACAGATACTACCATGGGCTTTGTATCGGACTATGTGCTGGAAGGCAATACCCTTACGATAAATATCCGGGAAATGTACAACCAGCTGCGCTATCCTTTATCGGAGTTTGATAATTTCCGGAAAGTGATTAACGCAGCTGCTGACTTTAATAAAGTAATGCTGGTGCTGGAAAAGAAAACCAACAGTTAG
- a CDS encoding pirin family protein, protein MAQSVLHTAASRGVADHGWLKSFQSFSFSGYYNPERIQFGALRVLNDDIVEGGQGFGKHPHDNMEIISIPLEGELKHQDSMGNAAVIKPGEIQVMSAGTGIYHTEYNNLPQQPAQFLQIWLFPNKRNVTPRYDQISYQQQAVPNQWQQLLSPNPDDAGVWIYQDAWFHKGVFDANTTVPYQLKKAGNGVYVFVIDGSITINGQQLNSRDALGVWDTDAISITTNSKADILLIEVPMTVA, encoded by the coding sequence ATGGCACAATCCGTTTTACATACAGCAGCATCCCGTGGCGTAGCCGATCATGGCTGGTTGAAAAGCTTTCAATCGTTTAGTTTTTCCGGTTACTATAATCCCGAACGTATTCAGTTTGGCGCATTACGGGTATTGAACGATGACATTGTAGAAGGTGGCCAGGGTTTTGGCAAACACCCGCACGATAACATGGAAATTATTTCCATTCCCCTGGAAGGTGAGTTAAAACACCAGGACAGCATGGGCAATGCGGCCGTTATAAAACCCGGCGAAATACAGGTAATGAGCGCCGGCACCGGTATTTACCACACCGAGTATAACAACCTGCCGCAACAGCCTGCGCAGTTTTTACAGATATGGCTGTTTCCCAACAAACGCAATGTTACTCCCCGCTACGATCAAATCAGCTACCAGCAACAGGCGGTACCCAACCAATGGCAGCAACTGTTGTCTCCCAACCCCGACGATGCCGGTGTATGGATTTACCAGGATGCCTGGTTTCATAAAGGAGTGTTTGATGCCAACACTACCGTACCTTACCAATTAAAAAAAGCAGGGAATGGTGTATACGTGTTCGTAATAGATGGCAGCATTACCATTAACGGCCAGCAGCTGAACAGCCGCGATGCCCTGGGCGTTTGGGACACGGATGCTATCAGCATTACCACCAACAGCAAAGCAGATATTTTATTAATAGAAGTTCCAATGACAGTAGCATGA
- a CDS encoding Crp/Fnr family transcriptional regulator, whose product MALSSLITRNISQHITLQPQEEEYFVSLLQPMQLKRKQVLLKEGEICKYSFFVNTGCLRGYSVDDNGFEHVLNFAPEGWWMADMYSLISQKPGVLYIDALEETELVTLSKTDQLQLYKEVPAFERFFRIITENSLVAYQQRLLDNLSLTAEERYHSFCKRYPPLINRLPSKQIAAYIGVTPEFFSKMRNKLLRQS is encoded by the coding sequence ATGGCGCTTTCTTCATTAATTACCAGGAACATATCACAGCACATTACGTTACAGCCACAGGAAGAAGAATACTTCGTATCCCTGTTGCAACCCATGCAGCTCAAGCGTAAACAAGTGCTGCTGAAAGAAGGCGAAATTTGCAAATACTCCTTTTTCGTAAACACCGGTTGCCTGCGCGGTTATTCGGTAGACGATAATGGCTTTGAGCATGTATTGAACTTTGCCCCCGAAGGATGGTGGATGGCCGATATGTACAGTCTCATTAGCCAGAAGCCAGGTGTACTGTATATAGATGCACTGGAAGAAACCGAACTGGTAACACTTTCTAAAACAGACCAGTTACAACTGTATAAAGAAGTGCCGGCCTTTGAACGCTTTTTCCGCATCATCACCGAAAACTCACTGGTAGCCTATCAGCAACGCCTGCTCGACAACCTGAGCCTGACCGCCGAAGAGCGCTATCACAGTTTTTGCAAACGCTATCCCCCGCTTATTAACCGCCTTCCCTCTAAACAAATAGCCGCCTACATTGGGGTTACACCCGAGTTTTTCAGCAAAATGCGCAATAAACTGCTGCGGCAATCTTAA
- a CDS encoding alpha/beta hydrolase translates to MYTHNKQVITAGTPAVNASKAIILLHGRGASAEDIISLANHLQLGNDTAIFAPQANEYSWYPFSFMAPVAKNQPALDSALDVIGQLVADIQAQGIPAERIYFAGFSQGACLTLEYVTRNATRYGGVIAFTGGLIGEELAIENYKGDFGGTPVFIGTGDPDPHVPVSRVNESVAILEKMHANVLLKVYKGRPHTIGADEVTQANQHVLA, encoded by the coding sequence ATGTACACACATAACAAACAGGTAATTACTGCGGGAACACCCGCAGTAAATGCCTCCAAAGCAATTATATTATTACATGGCCGGGGCGCTTCGGCAGAAGATATCATTAGCCTGGCCAATCATTTACAGCTGGGTAACGACACTGCCATCTTTGCTCCGCAAGCCAACGAGTACAGCTGGTATCCTTTCAGCTTTATGGCTCCGGTGGCGAAAAACCAACCGGCACTGGATTCAGCACTGGATGTAATAGGCCAGCTGGTAGCCGACATTCAGGCCCAGGGCATACCTGCTGAACGCATTTACTTTGCAGGCTTTTCGCAGGGCGCATGTTTAACCCTGGAATATGTAACCCGTAACGCCACCCGCTACGGCGGTGTAATAGCCTTCACCGGCGGTTTAATTGGCGAAGAGCTGGCTATCGAAAACTACAAAGGCGATTTTGGCGGCACCCCGGTATTCATTGGCACCGGCGATCCCGATCCGCATGTACCCGTAAGCAGGGTAAATGAAAGTGTGGCTATACTGGAAAAAATGCACGCCAACGTGCTGTTGAAAGTATACAAAGGAAGACCACATACCATTGGAGCCGATGAGGTTACACAAGCCAACCAGCATGTATTAGCTTAG
- a CDS encoding ring-cleaving dioxygenase, which yields METTLKGIHHITAIAGDAKKNYDFYTRILGLRLVKKTVNFDDPNTYHFYYGDENGTPGTILTFFPWGSGISKGRRGTHQATEIGYAVPVGSLEFWQKRFEENNVIYNKPAEKFGQKYLTFLDPDGLKLELVETNEDKRAPWETSEVKAENATRGFHHITITTEKAEPTAYILTKVFGYKLQQQEVNRFRYVTDAVDTANIVDLVEVPGEAAGLTAGGSVHHVAFRVSDEATLMQYREKIVALGLHITEKIDRNYFYSLYFREPGGVLFEIATDNPGFATDETVAELGTGLKLPAQYEAYRGEIEKVLPKLD from the coding sequence ATGGAAACTACACTGAAAGGCATACACCATATCACCGCCATTGCCGGTGACGCCAAAAAGAACTATGATTTTTATACCCGCATCCTGGGATTAAGACTGGTAAAGAAAACTGTAAACTTCGACGATCCTAATACATATCACTTTTACTATGGTGATGAAAACGGTACGCCCGGCACCATCCTTACTTTCTTCCCCTGGGGCAGCGGCATCTCTAAAGGCAGAAGAGGTACACACCAGGCTACTGAAATAGGTTATGCAGTTCCTGTGGGCAGCCTGGAGTTCTGGCAAAAACGTTTTGAAGAAAACAATGTCATCTATAACAAACCAGCAGAGAAATTTGGTCAGAAGTATCTTACTTTCCTGGATCCTGATGGTTTAAAACTGGAACTGGTAGAAACCAATGAAGATAAACGCGCTCCCTGGGAAACCAGTGAGGTAAAAGCGGAGAACGCTACACGCGGTTTCCACCACATTACCATTACCACTGAAAAAGCAGAGCCTACTGCCTACATACTTACCAAAGTATTTGGCTATAAGCTGCAGCAGCAGGAGGTAAACAGGTTCCGCTATGTAACCGATGCAGTAGATACAGCCAACATTGTAGACCTGGTTGAAGTTCCTGGCGAAGCAGCTGGCCTTACAGCCGGTGGCAGCGTACACCACGTAGCCTTTAGAGTAAGTGATGAAGCTACCTTAATGCAGTATCGTGAAAAAATAGTGGCCTTAGGTTTGCACATCACCGAGAAAATAGATCGTAACTATTTTTATTCTTTATACTTCCGCGAACCAGGTGGGGTATTGTTTGAAATAGCTACCGACAACCCTGGTTTTGCTACCGACGAAACAGTTGCTGAATTAGGTACCGGTTTAAAATTACCCGCTCAGTATGAAGCTTACCGCGGCGAGATTGAAAAAGTGCTTCCTAAATTAGACTAA